The genomic DNA TCCGGTTTTATAAGCATCTGACTgttcttattcttattccatcctattcttttaaaaaatttatcactaagcatatttgtattttcttcTACCTTCCCTACATATTCAAACGAATTAAAAAACCATTCATAATGGCTAGTCGAATTATAGTTATGATTATAAGACTCATCTTGACTACATTCAGTTGAACCCAAAATATGTTCATGAAATGAGGacaactctttttttttttcattataatatattttatccttATTAAAACTGCGCAggttaaaaatgatataaccagaaattttttttttttgataaatcttccattttttatataattctatcAATTCTTTACAGCATTGTAGAGGATCATTACTTTCATCAGGGAGGATATCCTTACCATAACAATTTTCCATATAATTGAAATTCCTCACGCAGAAGAgatctttttcatattttaataatttcctTTTCCATATCTTTGTTCTAACATActtatctttttttgtttttctcttctttttggTACCCACTAAACAGAAGTTCAAATCATATGtgtcattattatatattatatttttcttttttttgctatCTTGATAAAGTTTCTTTATATTGCTTTCCACATAACAGTTAATCTCTTCCTGCCCATCCACGTTATTTCTCCCCCTAACATAATCCTCTGCTGacgttttattaaaaaaaatattttttcctttttcattccTATATCTCCTTTccatggaaaaaataaaattgttaacTTGTTTGTATCGGAGTAATGCTTTGTAAAAGCTGCCCATGCGCGTTCGCTTGCTTGACCAGCCGTTTGCAGAGCAGCATCCTCGTGTATCATTATCCTCACGATTGTCTGCATGTGCATCCTCATTCATACCCTCTTCTTCATGTATATCTTTATGCATATCCTTATgtacatcttttttttttttttttttttttttttttgctacaACATATGCGTCATTGTTCCTGTTTGCATTGCTTGTTTTGTTTCTATTTCTGTCAGAAGCAAAACCTTTCTCTTCCTCCTTCTGATCATCACCACTAATTTTGGTGCCTTCTCTCGAATGAACACTCATGTGTGTACATTTCCCATAATCTATATTTTCTTTGTTGTGTCTGTtccatttaaatattttcgcAATGTGTAATATTTTCTTGCTGTACGATTTTAAGctcttattatttataacgttaacattttttttcttgttcatTTCTTGTGCTAATTTATctgcattttttattttgttagaAGCGCTAGTCTCGTTAGTACCCTGCAGATGCCTTTCCATGAATGTAATCCTCCTCGTACTACTGCTTCTGTTCATTCTACTACTTCTGTTCATACTACTACTTCTGTTCATACTACTGCTTCTGTTCATACTACTACTTCTGTTTATACTACTACTTCTGTTCATACTACTACTTCTGTGCATACTACTGCTTCTGTTCATAATACTGCTTCTGTTCATATTACTGCTTCTGTTCATACTACTGCTTCTGTTCATACTACTACTTCTGTTCATACTACTGCTTCTGTGCATACTACTGCTTCTGTTCGTACTACTCCTCATATTTTTTGCCTCAAAATTATATAGTTTTAACAAATCATGgtaaagtaaatttttttttaaaaaggtatACATCTGCTCATtggtaatatttattaacgaATTTTCGTTAGCGCagtaaattttctttttcaaagCATTAGTAATGtattctataattttttttttttttcttttaacatgatataatttttttatttgtactcCTTGTTTTAGTATATCCTCATGAGAAAACAGACTGCAATAGCTGTAGTATACCATATCGTcatttctaatattttttataataaaaaagatatagcTCTTTGTGCTTAACTGACAGTATTTTATTGGAAACTTCACGTACTCATTTATTAAGCATATATTCTTAGAAATCACCTTTGCTCTCTTTTGAGTTAGCAGTGTTGTTACACTGTCGTATCTTTTTACGTTCCTTTTCAATTCCCCGCTGCTGCTGGGATTATTTGCACTATCCAAATCAGAGAAGCAGTTGGATGTGCATCCCCTATCAACATTGTACTTAGCAGTATTGTTCTTATTAGTTTCTCCCTTTCTTCCATTGCACGGTTTTCCATTTAACGGTTCACGCGCATCCCTTTCCACGATGGTTTTTTCCATTGCTCCCTCACCCTTCTCCTCTTGCCAATGTCGATGCCAATGCTGCTTCCGTTGTTCCTTCTcctcatattttttgttcatacCGCTTTTATCAGACGCATGCAATATTTTTGCTAAATTTTTCGCTATCTCGTTTTCACTTGGTGAATCGTCATTTTGCgatgaaaaattaacataatcACCTTCAAACTTATTTGATGAGTCTGTATTATTTCTCTGTtctgaaaaaacaaaatttccttttttttttttgtaccaCTCTTTtgattatacttttttttccagTTAATAGTTCTGCATTTAAGTCTAACAGGGTAACTAAAAAACTCTCTATCAATAAGTAAGTAAGTCATTATTTCAAAGTTGCAATGAGCCCCTTTTTTTGGTGTCCTTGGTAAGGCTTTACTTGCTGTCGTTCGCTCATCATCACGACCAGCAGTAacagtagcagtagcagtaaCATCTGCACTGTCCTCCGCCTCACCATCGGCAGTGGTATGATGGTTGTACTCACCGCTATCATTACGTgctcttttttccttttttcttgtaTTGCCATTTTTCGCTCTACACTTGTTCTTCTCTATCACGAGgactttaatttttctcgCCCTCCTTCTCTTCTTCTTTCTCTTCTGCTTCTTCCTCTTTTGAAGGTtattaaactttttaaatttttttattttttctaataataatattttatcacTACCCTTATGCAAGACCTTTCCATCATCCGATAGACCATCATGTTCATTTTCaagaagaacaaaaaaattaaattttacaataaaataataatcaaCATCTATTATGTTTgcatcatttatttttttgacaaatttcattttctctTCTGTGAAAGAGTTAACTTTTTGCGTTTTCCCCTTACTCTCCTTTTATCACTTCGTCACGCTGCCCCTTTGCCGCTTTACCTTTTCACCTgtttgcttttattttattttattttatttatttaatttatttttttttattttttttttttttgcttcgtGCATGCAGCGTCGCCGAacgtataaaaattttccaaaattgtagtttttacattttagGGGAAGGGGATACAAACAgacaagaaaaagaaaaggcaAAGATATGCAGagaaaagtataaaatatgaataaaaggTGGATATAAGctaaatggaaaataaatgtaGGATAAAcgaaagagaaataaaagaaaaacaaaacaaaacgaaACACAAcgaaacaaaacaaaacaaaacaaaacaaaaaactgttatgcttttttttttttttttttttgtattttggGCCTTGTAAAATGGTTTACACTATAACTACTATTAACGTGCGTAGGGGggggggggaaaaaaaaaaaacaaaatataaaataaaataatccaAATgacatatgaaaaaaaaaaaaaatttatttgggCTTCAACATCcgcttaaaaattttttattcgttCACGTATATGCGCACGGAGTTACTACGTAtacatttgtacatatatacgtatatacgtttgcacatatgtatgtttgtctgtattgaaatatattacacCTACTCAGGTACACATTTCATGTTTTCCCAGCGCCTAGTTGTTTACTCGGCTAATTTTTCACACACGTATTGAAATTCGgcaaatatttcatttgttaaaattttaaaataaataatatttcttcctTTCAATACCTTGTTCTGCTTTAAGCAGAAAATTAGAATATATGCCttttcaacaaaaaaaaaagatttacaatgcagtaaaataaaattagaaaaatgtagtaaatttaaatataataaaatgcagtaaaatatgataatataaaatacagtTAAATGAAGCATATCTTTCATTATACGGCGCCAAGcacattaaataaaaattttcttaaaaaaaaatatgaacatggCAAGGTGacatatatatcaaattGGTTTATCAAGCATGGGATAATCATCATATagtacatacacatatacatttatataaacatatatatatatatatatatatatatatatatatataaatggatGTATAAGCTCATATGTACACGTATACAACATTGCTAAGTAGCTTGTATTTGCTTATACAACAACTTATAGCAAAATATGGTCGTAACATAAGCAAGGGTTTGAAGCAGTCTTACAGTTTTCACATTACATGACAAGGCACAAAAACTGACGAAATTTTAAGGGCAAGTGTGAAGTGGCGATTGGTTAATTagctgtaaaaaaaaaaaaaaaaaaaatataatatatatatatatatatatgtatgtacgtatgtattattatgacatgttcataatttctCTACGCGTTAAAGtgatatatattctttttttcttccgcTTACATTTTCTTCAACTTTGTTTATGCTGTTGTGACAAAAGGAGTAAGTGTTAATTCCTAGGgacttttaaattttctgtTTTTCAAATCAACCAAACCAACAATTATTGTCATGAGAATTCCACATAGCGATATTTGTACTGATGGAGAACTCTTCAggttttcaaaaattaaccTGTAGTTTCTCTTTTGTCtataaaaagggaaaatatgGTCAGGAAagtataaaaacaaaatgtacGAGTTAAGTGAAAAATGTGTGAAATTAAGTTAATAagctttttcttcttcagaTGTGTTAGCATGATGAGCATTTTACTAAGCACATGAGCTGCATGAGTTGTTTGGGCGTTTCCGTACAAATTAGCAAGAATCATTCTGACCTAGTGTGTATGCTCGCTCTTGCGATCGCTTCAGTGTGCTTTATATGCTTATAggttacatgtatatttttttgactttactttcattttgtttgctttttactttcattttatttgctttttactttcattttatttgctttttactttcattttatttgctttttactttcattttatttgctttttactttcattttatttgctttttactttcattttatttgctttatttttttttttatttttggcGTACAGTTTTTCGCTGGACGTGTAATACTTTTCCCCTtgctttaaaaaagaaaaactagCTTGACAGCTTTTCTTAAAGGGATGATGTTGATATTTGTTAAGGCAAATTATATCATGATTCAGTTGAGTTAATTCTTTTACTAATTTATCATTAGAccagtttttctttttattatttatttcacaCTGTATGCACTCTTCTTCCACTgtcataatattttcaatttttttcttctcttcaATGTTCTTTGTGCTGCTTGCATTCTCACTGATTAACATAGTAGAAAATAACACcatagtattttttattctaatttgttctttttctaatttgttctttttcttattttttctttttcgtattttttctctttctaatttgttccttttctaatttgttccttttctaatttgttcttactttttcttattttttctttttcttattttttttctctttctctttttctttttttttttttttttttttttttttttttttttttttttttttaaaaaaactaagCTACAACAGAATTTTAGCAAAATGATAAAGTTTCActtcttaaattttaatcgatttattttaaaaggatAATCTTCCAGCTGTTTCTTAAAAACATCGAAAAAAAGCTGACATAGGTTGGAGCATATTTCAAAAGGTGCTACATATAAAACGATAAAGTGAATTCTCTTTCGTTGTTCTTTTCTCCcacacatttaaaaaaaaaaaaaaaaaaatggataagcAGTAATCAAAATGAGAAAATGTTTCATTAACAAACTTTCTTAACACTGCCCTATAGATTTGAGAAATCATGCGTTCATGTATCATGCCTTCACAAATCATGCTATCATAAGGCAAACCTTcctatttttgaaaaaaaatataacgagagcaaaaaatgatgaaagtATAAGGAAAAGTCCAAAggaaggataaaaaaaaaaaaaaaaaaaaaaaaaaaaaattttaaataaatgggGATAAAATAACAAGGCACAAGAAGCAAACACCACCATTTGTAAGattggaatatatatatg from Plasmodium brasilianum strain Bolivian I chromosome 10, whole genome shotgun sequence includes the following:
- a CDS encoding hypothetical protein (conserved Plasmodium protein) — translated: MVLFSTMLISENASSTKNIEEKKKIENIMTVEEECIQCEINNKKKNWSNDKLVKELTQLNHDIICLNKYQHHPFKKSCQASFSFLKQGEKYYTSSEKLQKRNYRLIFENLKSSPSVQISLCGILMTIIVGLVDLKNRKFKSP